The following nucleotide sequence is from Gymnodinialimonas sp. 202GB13-11.
TCAGGTAGCCACGGCCCTCGGTGGAGCGTTTGGACCAGGCGGCACCGATCTCCGCCCGACCGACGAAGACGCGGTGGGAGGGGGCGTTGCCGTTCGCCGTGCTGTCTTCGGGTACGACACGGACGCCTTTCGCCTGCACGCTGAGAGTGACGATTTCTCCGACGAATTCCACGCCGGTCTTCTTGAAGGTTCCGATGGTAGCCATGTCAGGTCTCCTTTTGGGTTGTCCGAGCCCGCGCCAATCGCGGCCTCGATGGCGATCGTCGGGACCGGGGCGATCCGCCGACGCAGCCTTTTGGCCCGCAGCGGCAGCGGAGGACGGCGAAAGCGGTCTTTCTTGTCCCGCGAGGAATGGCGGACATCCGCCAGGGGAAGAAAGACCACGTCAGCCGTTGCGTCCAAGGCGGTCGAGGCGTCAGCCGATCCCGGTCAGATCAGCCGTTTGAGAGGTCCGGGAGGGACGCGCGGCACAATCCATGGTAGAGACGGTGACTGGTTTCGGAAGACCTCGGCAAGACCCCGGCAGCGCGTGTCGCAGAAAGGCAGGCCGTGGCGTGCAGTCGGAAAGAGCGCGCGTCTGGTACTGACAGAAAAGGCGACCGGTGAGACGACATCGGCAGTCTCCTTCGGGCCCCGCTATCGGTGCAGTGCTCCAAACACCAATTCCCGCCAGCAGTGACATGCCTCAGGCGCAGCATCCCGTTTGGATAACCGCGATCACGGTAACTCGACCCACACATGATCGGGGTGGCGACCGTCAGTCGGCCCAGTCATCGGCGGCTCGCAGCTGAGTCGGTGCGTGACGGTCGAAGGGGCCTACCTCAGATCGACAGGACATACGAGCCCATGCCGTTCCGCCAATAATGAGTGCGCCTAGCCATGAAAGTAGCGTGATCGTGAGATCGCCAGTACCGCCAAAGCTTGAAAGGCCCTTCGCCGCGTGAAACCCGGTGATCCCGGCT
It contains:
- a CDS encoding DUF736 domain-containing protein, translated to MATIGTFKKTGVEFVGEIVTLSVQAKGVRVVPEDSTANGNAPSHRVFVGRAEIGAAWSKRSTEGRGYLSLKLDDPSFTAPIYANLFDDTVIEGGEETYSLIWSRPSSRRNGD